One window of Methanofervidicoccus abyssi genomic DNA carries:
- a CDS encoding transketolase family protein, which translates to MKYKLGEKKGMRTAYGETLVKLGKELPNLVVLDADLSGSTKTAMFAKAFPDRFFNVGIAEQNMMSMAAGLAKTGKIVFASTFAMFATGRAWEQIRNSIAYPNLNVKIVATHSGITVGEDGATHQMTEDIAIMRCIPNMRVISPTDYYETKSVIEWCARNEGPVYVRMPRRDTETVFSSEEDAKFQFGKGRILEEGSDLTIVATGEMVPEAIKALELLKEDEIEGQLISMATIKPIDEEMIVNFTNDFIISIEDHNIIGGLGSAIAEVIADHGLNKRLLRIGIRDVFGISGSATDLLKYYGLDGEGIYRRIKEELEKQ; encoded by the coding sequence ATGAAGTACAAACTTGGTGAAAAAAAGGGCATGAGAACTGCCTACGGAGAGACCTTAGTTAAATTAGGAAAGGAGCTTCCAAACCTTGTAGTCCTAGATGCAGATCTCTCTGGATCTACAAAGACCGCTATGTTTGCAAAGGCATTTCCAGATAGGTTCTTCAACGTAGGTATAGCAGAACAGAATATGATGAGTATGGCTGCTGGACTTGCTAAGACTGGAAAGATAGTATTTGCCTCCACCTTTGCCATGTTTGCAACTGGAAGGGCATGGGAACAGATAAGGAACTCCATAGCCTACCCAAATCTCAATGTAAAGATTGTTGCAACCCATAGTGGTATAACTGTAGGAGAAGATGGAGCTACTCATCAGATGACTGAAGATATTGCTATAATGAGATGTATTCCAAATATGAGGGTTATATCTCCAACAGATTATTACGAAACGAAGAGTGTAATAGAGTGGTGTGCGAGAAACGAGGGACCAGTTTATGTAAGGATGCCAAGGAGGGATACTGAGACTGTTTTCTCCAGTGAAGAGGATGCCAAATTTCAATTTGGAAAAGGCAGGATACTGGAGGAGGGTTCGGATCTAACAATTGTTGCCACTGGTGAGATGGTACCAGAGGCTATAAAAGCGCTGGAACTTCTAAAAGAGGATGAAATAGAGGGCCAACTGATATCTATGGCTACGATTAAACCTATAGATGAGGAGATGATAGTTAACTTTACTAACGATTTTATCATATCCATAGAGGATCACAACATCATAGGGGGACTGGGAAGTGCAATAGCAGAAGTGATTGCTGATCATGGTCTAAATAAGAGACTTTTAAGGATAGGTATAAGAGATGTATTTGGTATATCAGGAAGTGCCACAGATCTACTGAAGTATTACGGATTAGATGGAGAAGGTATATATAGAAGGATAAAAGAAGAACTTGAAAAACAATAA
- a CDS encoding TrmB family transcriptional regulator sugar-binding domain-containing protein, translating into MKLKIGILEVLVIVSILITSGALVYKFLFSSGDTYQFDGDQMYKCAWVSEKILSKGFPLYADIYGRWTSTGKEFNGTVIIVGARGGTLYGIYNNRSVTIGGEMAYKENIAAEKVILRPLGNTIVSYQIYPVEGYSFKDIEDKIMNSVKPYKKLNITILGIYITGIFAVDSKTYTPTEQQYIRNKIENINNIGEKVNVHFLDNGLIIGGRQKIETLEIYDNLIKPKKILTSKITVYLILNKTLDRLPKNITSYNNITNIITLKN; encoded by the coding sequence ATGAAGTTGAAAATTGGTATCCTTGAGGTGTTGGTAATAGTATCTATCCTAATAACTTCTGGGGCTCTGGTATATAAGTTTCTATTTTCATCAGGTGATACCTACCAATTTGATGGAGATCAGATGTACAAATGTGCATGGGTTTCTGAAAAGATTCTATCTAAGGGTTTTCCCCTTTATGCAGATATCTACGGTAGATGGACGAGTACTGGAAAAGAGTTTAACGGTACAGTCATTATAGTTGGGGCTCGGGGTGGAACCCTCTATGGAATATATAATAATCGATCTGTGACTATTGGAGGAGAGATGGCCTATAAGGAAAATATAGCTGCCGAGAAAGTTATTTTAAGACCTTTAGGAAACACAATAGTTTCATATCAGATATATCCTGTTGAAGGGTATTCTTTTAAGGATATAGAAGATAAAATAATGAATAGTGTGAAACCTTATAAGAAGTTGAATATTACAATACTTGGAATTTATATCACAGGAATTTTTGCTGTAGATTCAAAAACCTACACCCCCACTGAACAACAGTATATTAGAAATAAAATAGAAAATATAAACAATATAGGTGAAAAGGTAAATGTGCATTTTTTAGATAACGGATTAATTATAGGGGGAAGACAGAAGATAGAAACCTTAGAAATTTACGATAATTTGATAAAACCTAAGAAAATACTTACCTCTAAAATAACCGTTTATTTAATTTTAAATAAGACGTTGGATAGATTACCTAAAAACATTACTTCATACAACAATATTACTAATATAATCACTTTAAAAAATTAA
- a CDS encoding ABC transporter permease: MDIKKVIMPIVGLVLWELLAIWLNNPVILPPVENVIKILINPQTTLLGTGTLVENTLVSIKRVLSGFIVAGIVGVPLGILMGYFPTVMDLFDTVIELLRPIPPLAWVPLALAWFGVGETSMLFIIFIGAFFPILLNTIAGVKSVPKILIETAQTLGAREKDILLKVVIPASSPHILTGLRIGAGIAWMCVVAAEMLPGSSAGLGYLIMYAYSLSRMDVVIASMIIIGIIGLVLDRGLRYIEDRYFKWRYLIK, encoded by the coding sequence ATGGATATCAAGAAGGTAATAATGCCTATAGTGGGTCTTGTACTCTGGGAACTTTTAGCTATATGGTTGAACAACCCTGTAATACTCCCTCCAGTGGAGAACGTGATTAAAATTTTAATAAATCCTCAGACAACCCTCCTTGGAACTGGTACTTTAGTTGAGAATACTTTAGTAAGTATAAAGAGGGTACTTTCAGGGTTTATTGTGGCAGGTATTGTTGGAGTACCTTTGGGAATACTTATGGGCTATTTCCCTACAGTTATGGATCTCTTTGATACTGTTATAGAACTTCTGAGACCAATACCTCCTCTTGCATGGGTACCACTGGCCCTTGCATGGTTTGGTGTAGGAGAGACTTCTATGTTGTTTATAATATTCATAGGAGCCTTCTTTCCAATATTACTCAACACCATTGCAGGAGTTAAGAGTGTTCCCAAAATACTTATAGAGACTGCTCAAACCCTTGGAGCCCGTGAGAAAGACATACTATTAAAGGTAGTCATACCAGCATCTTCTCCACATATACTAACTGGATTGAGGATAGGAGCAGGTATAGCGTGGATGTGTGTTGTAGCGGCGGAGATGCTCCCAGGAAGTAGTGCAGGCTTAGGATATCTCATCATGTATGCCTACTCTTTAAGTAGAATGGATGTAGTTATTGCATCTATGATAATAATAGGTATAATAGGACTTGTCTTAGATAGAGGATTGAGATATATAGAAGATAGATACTTTAAATGGAGATACCTAATAAAATAA
- a CDS encoding 4Fe-4S binding protein yields MPSVTIDYQICKGAKECGECYNNCPMEVFTIEGDKVVVANEEECTGCGVCEDVCPTGAVKVKFE; encoded by the coding sequence ATGCCCAGTGTAACAATAGATTACCAAATATGTAAAGGTGCTAAGGAGTGTGGAGAGTGTTATAATAACTGTCCAATGGAGGTTTTTACCATTGAGGGAGATAAAGTAGTTGTAGCCAATGAAGAGGAGTGTACAGGTTGTGGTGTCTGTGAAGATGTCTGTCCAACAGGTGCTGTTAAGGTAAAATTTGAGTAA
- a CDS encoding oligosaccharide repeat unit polymerase family protein yields MNWLRKHSDEKLEGHFLFLILTSIFIILTSVSCSTSILVLLSALVFYISFVVGKRLYHVLGLEDLLDESSLLNLKSKGKYKIDYLKHYIFGLTLMTVGLVFLVIDILWTGGVPLFDLTSKRFLSPLYTMLSRLLILGWAIVVASKLSLDKIRVIIYSLIFSGVIMLLGYRTSVMVLLMSTLFVLYYTNKIKNRELLLFISGILALLLLLSLIKLKILGSGGIPLLSRMDLTMSVLDIIVHNFNGVFNGYLTYSAIYSYLGMTPGPRTIVANSLGIYGVTITPTIFGGVIGDYGVLGIVPYFGLLGIFMGFLYRIAESFKGIYLGVYAVLLSYLLVSIETGILDLDVILYYIFGFLLCIYVILRKFMCRS; encoded by the coding sequence ATGAACTGGTTGAGAAAACATTCAGATGAAAAATTAGAAGGACATTTCTTATTTTTGATACTAACTTCTATATTTATAATACTCACTAGTGTATCTTGCTCTACGTCTATTTTGGTACTCCTAAGTGCTTTAGTATTTTATATTTCTTTTGTTGTGGGCAAGAGACTTTACCATGTTTTAGGTTTAGAGGATCTGTTGGATGAAAGTAGTTTGTTAAATTTAAAGAGTAAAGGAAAATATAAAATAGATTACTTAAAACACTATATCTTTGGATTGACCCTAATGACTGTTGGACTGGTCTTTTTAGTTATAGACATTCTCTGGACAGGAGGTGTGCCTCTCTTTGATCTAACCTCTAAAAGGTTTTTAAGCCCTTTATATACAATGTTATCGCGTCTCTTAATCTTGGGATGGGCTATAGTAGTAGCATCTAAATTGTCTCTGGATAAAATAAGAGTGATAATATACTCTCTTATTTTTTCAGGTGTTATAATGCTCCTAGGATATAGGACAAGTGTAATGGTGCTTTTAATGTCTACACTTTTTGTTCTCTACTATACAAATAAGATAAAAAATAGGGAGTTATTACTTTTTATCTCTGGAATACTCGCCCTTCTACTACTTCTCTCTTTGATAAAACTGAAGATATTGGGTAGTGGAGGTATCCCCTTACTTTCCAGGATGGATCTAACCATGAGTGTGTTGGATATAATAGTGCATAACTTCAACGGTGTATTTAATGGCTATCTAACCTACAGTGCCATATACTCCTACCTTGGAATGACTCCAGGTCCAAGGACTATTGTGGCTAACAGTTTAGGTATCTACGGCGTTACAATAACTCCAACGATATTTGGAGGGGTAATTGGAGACTATGGAGTATTGGGTATTGTCCCATATTTTGGATTATTAGGCATATTTATGGGATTCCTCTACAGGATCGCCGAAAGTTTTAAAGGGATATACTTAGGAGTTTATGCTGTACTACTCTCATATCTATTAGTGTCTATTGAAACTGGCATCTTAGATTTAGATGTAATACTGTATTACATCTTTGGTTTCTTGCTATGTATCTACGTTATACTCAGGAAGTTTATGTGTAGATCTTAA
- the oadA gene encoding sodium-extruding oxaloacetate decarboxylase subunit alpha: protein MVKITDVTLRDGHQSLMATRLRTEDMIPILEKMDEVGFYSLEVWGGATFDACIRYLNEDPWERLRIIRKRVQNTPLKMLLRGQNLVGYRHYPDDIVEKFIEKAYENGIEIFRIFDALNDIRNMEFSIKVAKRLGAHVQGDICYTVSPVHTIDQFVELAKKLEELGCDSIGIKDMAGLLLPYDAKELIKRLKEEVSLPIHLHSHCTSGIAPFTFMTAIEAGVDVVDCAISPLAMGASHPPVESVVAALKGTPYDTKLDLELLNEIREYFDKVREKYKYLIDPIAERIDTRILVYQIPGGMLSNLVSQLKEQGALDKLQEVLEEIPRVRADLGYPPLVTPTSQIVGTQAVMNVLTGERYKIITNEVINYIKGLYGRPPAPISKELMKRALEEGEKPITCRPADLLEPEYEKFKKEAEEKGIVSKEEDILTYALYPHVALKFLRGELKPEPIPEEKEVSKFLEIPTEYIIEVNGEAYEVKIKPRYGTEMNKRREEITVETEGAVTSPLRGMITKIKVKEGDTVKKGDVILILEAMKMENPVESPVDGKVEKILVHEGQTVNVGDILMIIK, encoded by the coding sequence ATGGTGAAGATAACAGATGTTACACTGAGGGATGGACATCAATCCCTTATGGCCACAAGGTTGAGAACTGAAGATATGATACCTATTTTGGAGAAGATGGATGAAGTGGGATTCTATTCCTTAGAGGTATGGGGTGGAGCTACCTTTGATGCCTGTATAAGATATTTAAATGAAGATCCCTGGGAGAGACTTAGAATAATAAGGAAGAGAGTGCAGAATACACCTCTTAAAATGTTGTTGAGAGGGCAGAATCTCGTAGGATACAGGCACTATCCAGATGACATTGTAGAGAAGTTTATAGAGAAGGCTTATGAAAACGGTATTGAGATATTCAGGATATTTGACGCCTTAAACGATATTAGAAATATGGAGTTCTCCATAAAAGTTGCAAAGAGGTTAGGCGCCCATGTACAGGGAGATATATGTTATACTGTAAGTCCAGTACATACCATAGATCAGTTTGTAGAACTCGCCAAGAAACTTGAGGAACTGGGCTGTGATTCTATAGGTATAAAGGACATGGCAGGACTACTTCTACCCTACGATGCTAAAGAACTTATCAAGAGGTTGAAGGAAGAAGTTTCCCTACCTATACATCTTCATAGCCACTGTACCAGTGGTATAGCTCCATTTACCTTCATGACAGCAATTGAAGCAGGGGTAGATGTGGTAGATTGTGCCATATCTCCCCTAGCAATGGGTGCTTCTCATCCACCTGTGGAGAGTGTAGTTGCTGCACTTAAGGGCACTCCCTACGATACAAAGTTAGATCTAGAACTTTTAAACGAAATTAGGGAGTACTTCGACAAGGTTAGGGAGAAGTACAAGTATCTCATAGATCCAATAGCAGAGAGAATAGATACAAGGATACTTGTGTATCAAATACCTGGAGGGATGCTCTCAAATCTCGTGTCCCAGTTGAAGGAGCAGGGGGCCTTAGATAAACTACAGGAGGTATTGGAGGAGATTCCAAGGGTAAGGGCAGATCTAGGTTATCCACCTTTAGTAACGCCGACATCCCAAATAGTAGGTACTCAGGCTGTTATGAACGTACTTACGGGGGAGAGGTATAAGATCATTACAAACGAGGTAATAAACTATATAAAGGGACTTTATGGAAGGCCACCTGCTCCAATAAGTAAGGAACTTATGAAGAGGGCGTTAGAGGAAGGTGAAAAACCTATTACATGTAGACCTGCAGATCTCTTAGAACCTGAGTACGAGAAGTTTAAGAAAGAGGCTGAGGAGAAAGGGATAGTATCAAAGGAGGAGGATATACTAACCTACGCTCTCTATCCACATGTCGCCCTTAAGTTCCTCAGAGGGGAGTTGAAACCAGAACCGATTCCAGAGGAGAAAGAGGTATCTAAATTCTTGGAGATACCAACTGAGTATATTATTGAAGTAAACGGTGAAGCATACGAAGTTAAAATAAAGCCTAGGTATGGAACTGAGATGAACAAGAGAAGGGAAGAGATCACTGTAGAGACAGAGGGAGCAGTAACTTCTCCTCTCAGGGGTATGATTACCAAGATAAAGGTAAAAGAAGGAGATACTGTAAAGAAAGGGGATGTTATACTTATACTTGAGGCTATGAAGATGGAGAACCCAGTTGAAAGTCCTGTAGATGGAAAGGTTGAGAAGATTCTTGTCCATGAAGGACAGACTGTGAATGTGGGAGATATCCTTATGATAATAAAATAA
- a CDS encoding CopG family ribbon-helix-helix protein, producing the protein MVNVERISLSFHKFLLEKIDEVVKKKGYSSRSELIRDAVRKYILENNQLGKRDLINAIIIVVYNPTKNSMEEMSKAYFEHNSIVKSINQSYIRTSCGCNKKVEIFIVEGNSKEVSKFYSKVSNLDGKIYDKIIVF; encoded by the coding sequence ATGGTGAATGTTGAGAGGATCAGTTTATCATTTCATAAATTTCTCCTGGAGAAGATAGATGAAGTAGTAAAAAAGAAAGGATACTCCAGTAGGAGTGAACTTATAAGGGATGCTGTTAGAAAGTATATCCTAGAGAATAATCAACTGGGTAAAAGAGACCTAATTAATGCCATCATTATAGTAGTATATAATCCAACTAAAAATTCCATGGAGGAAATGAGTAAGGCCTATTTTGAACACAACAGTATAGTAAAGTCTATAAATCAGTCCTACATTAGAACATCCTGTGGATGTAATAAAAAGGTTGAGATATTTATCGTAGAGGGTAATTCTAAAGAAGTATCTAAATTTTACAGTAAAGTATCTAACTTAGATGGAAAGATTTATGATAAGATAATAGTATTTTAG
- the hcp gene encoding hydroxylamine reductase, whose protein sequence is MKYKKRPTKMFCYQCQETARNTGCTVVGVCGKKDNVANLQDLLVYTIKGLAYVCEKVGRSTKEIDRYIVDSLFATITNVNFDDRDIIEKIKRGIELRENLKKELPNGVELPDCATWIPENEEDIVKKANSEEVSILATEDEDIRSLRELITYGVKGIGAYLHHAMVLGYNDENIHKFIKKALISTMDDNLSVDDLLALALETGKYAVDTLALLDKAHTETYGHPKITEVNIGVRNNPGILISGHDLKTLEQLLEQTKSTGVDVYTHCEMLPAHYYPAFKKYDHFVGNYGSAWHRQREEFEAFNGPIIITTNCLVPPKDSYKNRLYTTGCVSYPGVKRIPEDENGNKDFSEIIEQAKKCAPPKELERGKIVGGFAHNQVLSLADKIVEAVKSGAIRKFVVMAGCDGRHSSRDYYTEFAKALPKDTVILTAGCAKYRYIKLDLGDINGIPRVLDAGQCNDSYSLVVVALKLKEAFNLEDINQLPIVYNIAWYEQKAVAVLLALLYLGIKNILLGPTLPAFLSPNVTKVLVDKFGIGTISTVEEDIKRLIYDEK, encoded by the coding sequence ATGAAATATAAGAAAAGGCCTACAAAGATGTTCTGCTACCAGTGTCAGGAGACCGCAAGGAATACAGGTTGTACAGTTGTAGGTGTATGTGGTAAAAAGGATAACGTGGCCAATCTTCAAGATCTTTTAGTATATACTATAAAAGGGTTAGCCTATGTGTGTGAAAAGGTAGGTAGATCTACTAAAGAGATCGACAGATACATAGTAGATAGTCTATTTGCCACAATAACAAATGTAAATTTTGACGATAGGGATATAATAGAGAAGATAAAGAGAGGCATTGAACTTAGGGAGAATTTAAAAAAAGAGCTTCCTAACGGTGTAGAATTGCCTGACTGTGCTACATGGATACCAGAGAATGAAGAAGATATCGTTAAAAAGGCTAACTCAGAAGAGGTATCTATCCTAGCTACAGAAGATGAAGATATAAGATCCCTAAGGGAGCTGATCACCTATGGAGTTAAGGGGATAGGAGCTTACTTACATCATGCAATGGTACTGGGGTACAACGATGAAAATATCCACAAGTTTATAAAGAAGGCGCTTATATCTACCATGGACGACAATTTATCTGTGGACGATCTCTTAGCCCTTGCACTTGAAACTGGTAAGTATGCTGTAGATACTTTGGCTCTACTTGATAAAGCACATACAGAAACTTATGGGCACCCTAAAATAACAGAGGTAAATATTGGAGTTAGGAATAACCCAGGTATATTGATAAGTGGCCATGACCTAAAAACCTTAGAGCAACTCTTAGAACAAACTAAGAGCACTGGTGTAGATGTATATACCCACTGTGAGATGCTACCTGCCCATTACTACCCTGCATTCAAGAAGTATGATCACTTTGTAGGTAATTATGGAAGTGCATGGCACAGACAGAGAGAGGAATTTGAAGCATTCAATGGGCCGATTATAATAACTACCAACTGTCTAGTACCTCCAAAGGATAGTTATAAGAACAGGCTATACACCACAGGATGTGTCTCGTATCCAGGTGTAAAGAGAATTCCTGAAGATGAGAATGGTAATAAGGACTTCTCGGAGATAATAGAACAGGCTAAAAAGTGTGCTCCTCCAAAGGAACTTGAGAGAGGGAAGATTGTAGGAGGATTTGCCCATAACCAGGTGTTATCATTGGCTGACAAGATCGTCGAGGCCGTAAAATCTGGGGCTATAAGAAAGTTTGTTGTAATGGCAGGGTGTGATGGAAGACACAGTAGTAGAGATTACTACACTGAATTTGCAAAGGCTCTACCAAAGGATACTGTAATACTTACAGCAGGATGTGCAAAGTATAGGTATATAAAATTGGATTTGGGAGATATAAACGGTATTCCAAGGGTGTTAGATGCTGGACAGTGTAATGACTCCTACTCCTTGGTAGTGGTAGCTCTCAAGTTAAAGGAGGCATTTAATTTAGAGGACATAAATCAACTACCGATTGTATACAACATAGCATGGTATGAACAGAAGGCAGTGGCAGTACTCTTAGCACTACTCTATTTAGGGATTAAGAATATCCTCCTAGGACCTACACTACCGGCGTTCTTGTCTCCAAACGTGACAAAAGTACTTGTAGATAAATTTGGAATAGGAACTATTTCAACTGTAGAAGAGGATATTAAAAGGTTAATATACGATGAAAAATAA
- a CDS encoding PhoU domain-containing protein → MLRGKDATLAAIIETILNEEPETQDEIAKKLNISRRYVAKLLKPLIDKKIVMHPYVVDIEKLSKLEIYHSIEKPIFHIIDLLDKMGNNVLYNLDKVHNALKTRNIEDAKSVIFQDYTLNKLEEEVNITLKMDNLKYLPSKQTALLSKIASNIERCGDYLSNIAEEITKGLYIKEYLHEDIDEIFNITKKMFSIAMDMVKDGKASFEIYDLEEELHRKLEKIMKVLSEKEECKTKNINYYIQFGMFLKDIERFGDRCIKIFETGREFHHGLLGEDSRK, encoded by the coding sequence ATGTTGAGAGGAAAAGATGCTACATTGGCTGCTATCATTGAAACAATACTAAACGAGGAACCTGAAACCCAGGATGAAATAGCAAAAAAATTAAACATAAGTAGGAGGTATGTTGCAAAGTTGTTGAAACCTCTGATAGATAAAAAGATAGTTATGCATCCCTACGTGGTGGATATAGAGAAGTTGTCGAAGTTGGAGATATATCACAGTATAGAAAAACCCATATTTCATATTATAGATCTACTGGATAAGATGGGCAATAACGTACTGTACAACTTGGATAAGGTCCATAACGCACTGAAGACAAGGAATATAGAAGATGCAAAAAGTGTTATATTTCAAGATTACACACTCAACAAGTTAGAGGAAGAAGTTAATATCACTCTTAAGATGGATAATCTCAAGTATCTGCCTTCTAAACAGACTGCACTCCTATCTAAGATAGCCTCTAATATTGAGAGATGTGGAGATTACCTGTCAAACATTGCAGAGGAGATTACAAAGGGTTTGTATATAAAAGAGTATCTCCATGAAGACATAGACGAAATATTTAATATAACTAAGAAGATGTTTTCCATTGCTATGGATATGGTGAAAGATGGTAAAGCCTCTTTTGAGATATATGACTTAGAGGAAGAACTTCATAGAAAATTAGAAAAAATTATGAAAGTCCTATCTGAGAAGGAAGAGTGTAAAACAAAAAATATAAATTACTATATCCAATTTGGAATGTTCCTGAAAGATATCGAGAGATTTGGAGATAGGTGTATAAAGATATTTGAGACGGGGAGGGAGTTCCATCATGGACTATTAGGAGAAGATTCGAGAAAATAG
- a CDS encoding cupin domain-containing protein → MIEKVYKFTRESDTKVVEKIVNTEDVQIIHMIFPKGESTPKHYTNSNVHLIVVRGEMTLTLEDEEPKVYPAGTIIYIPFNTKMIAQNLTSDILEFFVIKAPHPSKIGGPEEPIKVDN, encoded by the coding sequence ATGATCGAGAAAGTATATAAATTTACAAGGGAGTCTGACACCAAGGTTGTAGAGAAAATAGTAAACACTGAAGATGTCCAGATTATCCATATGATATTTCCTAAGGGAGAAAGTACTCCTAAACACTACACTAACTCTAACGTCCATCTTATAGTTGTAAGAGGGGAAATGACCTTAACGCTGGAAGATGAAGAACCAAAGGTTTATCCCGCTGGGACGATAATATATATACCTTTTAATACAAAGATGATCGCTCAAAATTTAACTTCAGATATTTTGGAGTTCTTCGTAATCAAGGCTCCTCATCCTTCAAAGATCGGAGGGCCGGAAGAGCCTATTAAAGTGGACAATTAA
- a CDS encoding ABC transporter ATP-binding protein has product MENILEIRNVSKKFVSKKKEILAVDNITFNVKYNEFLSIVGPSGCGKSTLLRMIAGLEKPTSGEILMENRRIEGPGAERGLVFQQYTLLPWRTVLDNVAFGLEIRGIPKKERYEIAKRFIKMIGLEGFEEAYPYELSGGMQQRGAIARTLANDPKIVLMDEPFGALDTQTRTILQHELLKIWEKEKKTVIFVTHSVDEAIYLSDRVIVMTARPGKIKDIIPIDLERPRKRDTLEFIEYKRKITNILKDEVLKSYNMYNYSKNV; this is encoded by the coding sequence ATGGAGAATATACTGGAAATTAGAAATGTAAGTAAAAAGTTTGTAAGTAAGAAGAAGGAGATTCTCGCAGTGGATAACATAACTTTTAACGTTAAATACAATGAATTTTTATCTATTGTCGGCCCCAGTGGGTGTGGTAAATCCACACTGTTGAGGATGATTGCAGGACTTGAGAAACCTACTTCTGGAGAAATTCTAATGGAGAATAGGAGGATTGAAGGACCTGGAGCAGAGAGAGGCCTGGTATTTCAACAGTACACTTTACTACCTTGGAGAACTGTATTGGACAACGTTGCATTTGGACTGGAAATTAGAGGTATACCTAAAAAAGAGAGGTATGAGATTGCCAAAAGGTTCATCAAGATGATAGGGTTAGAAGGATTTGAAGAGGCTTATCCTTATGAACTCAGTGGAGGGATGCAGCAGAGGGGGGCTATTGCAAGGACTTTGGCTAACGACCCTAAGATAGTACTCATGGATGAACCCTTTGGAGCCCTGGATACCCAGACTAGGACTATACTCCAGCATGAACTTCTAAAGATATGGGAAAAGGAGAAAAAGACGGTTATATTTGTCACCCACAGTGTAGATGAGGCTATCTACCTCTCAGATAGAGTTATAGTGATGACTGCAAGACCTGGAAAAATAAAGGATATTATCCCCATAGATCTGGAGAGACCAAGGAAGAGGGATACCTTGGAGTTTATAGAGTATAAGAGAAAGATAACAAATATATTAAAGGATGAAGTACTTAAATCATATAATATGTATAATTATTCAAAAAATGTATAA